Proteins from a genomic interval of Bos mutus isolate GX-2022 chromosome 15, NWIPB_WYAK_1.1, whole genome shotgun sequence:
- the SCN3B gene encoding sodium channel regulatory subunit beta-3, which yields MPAFNRLFPLASLLLILWVGVCFPVCVEVPSETEAVQGNPMKLRCISCMKREEVEATTVVEWFYRPEGGKDFLIYEYRNGHQEVESPFQGRLQWNGSKDLQDVSITVLNVTLNDSGLYTCNVSREFEFEAHRPFVKTTRLIPLRVTEEAGEDFTSVVSEIMMYILLVFLTLWLLIEMIYCYRKVSKAEEAAQENASDYLAIPSENKENSAVPVEE from the exons atgcctgcCTTCAACAGATTGTTTCCTCTGGCTTCCCTTCTGCTCATCTTGTGGG TCGGCGTCTGCTTCCCCGTGTGTGTGGAAGTGCCCTCGGAGACCGAGGCGGTTCAGGGCAACCCCATGAAGCTgcgctgcatctcctgcatgaagagggaggaggtggaggccACCACGGTGGTGGAATGGTTCTACAGGCCCGAGGGCGGTAAAGATTTCCTT ATCTACGAGTATCGGAACGGCCACCAGGAGGTGGAGAGCCCCTTCCAGGGGCGCCTGCAGTGGAACGGGAGCAAAGACTTGCAGGACGTGTCCATCACTGTGCTCAACGTCACCCTGAACGACTCCGGCCTCTACACCTGCAACGTCTCCCGGGAGTTTGAGTTCGAAGCACATCGCCCCTTCGTGAAGACCACCCGGCTGATCCCCCTCCGTGTTACCGAGGAGG CTGGAGAGGACTTCACCTCTGTGGTCTCAGAAATCATGATGTACATCCTCCTGGTCTTCCTCACTCTGTGGCTGCTCATTGAGATGATATATTGCTACAGGAAGGTCTCGAAGGCTGAAGAGGCAGCCCAAGAAAATGC GTCTGACTACCTGGCCATCCCATCGGAGAACAAAGAGAACTCTGCAGTCCCAGTGGAGGAATAG